A region of Narcine bancroftii isolate sNarBan1 unplaced genomic scaffold, sNarBan1.hap1 Scaffold_264, whole genome shotgun sequence DNA encodes the following proteins:
- the LOC138750780 gene encoding uncharacterized protein, with product MTPETLANFDRDVVESVLTGCIMVWYGDTNTPENKALQKVVDTAQDITDKTLPTIEFIDREWCCQKTSAITKDPHSLFLFSLLPSGKNSRCLKTQTPRFRNSCSPSTFRLLNNKLNQELISGPLQHFIDFLCFQFFYLSRFPLNRLFLHDPFVVIRPCPQKKGNLRVGCDVEYVLCQSMGNLQIFNLGANQPLLSKLQIARAVKCCHRLFTLSTACMKQGRERDLGIIPPPGVRTRELQGDTEECVGAEMVYGQPIRTPWGTKPAPSVGMDNGG from the exons atgacaccagaaaccctggcaaattttgacagagatgtggtggaaagtgtgctgactggctgcatcatggtctggtatggggacaccaatacccctgagaataaagccctccaaaaggtcgtggacacagcccaggacatcacagacaaaactctccccactattgagtttatcgacagggaatggtgctgtcagaaaacatcagcaatcaccaaagatccacactctctctttctcttctcactgctgccatcaggaaagaattctcggtgcctcaagactcagacccccaggttcaggaacagctgctctccctccaccttcagactcctcaacaacaaactcaatcaggaactcatttcaggacccttgcagcactttattgattttctttgttttcaattcttttatctttccaggtttccactgaaccgtttatttttgcacgacccattcgtggtaattcggccgtgtccacagaaaaaagggaatctcagggttggatgtgatgtcgagtatgttctctgccaatcaatgggaaatctccaaatcttcaatcttggtgcaaaccaaccattactgtccaagctgcagattgcaagggctgtaaagtgctgccaccgcctgttcacactgagtactgcatgcatgaagcaagggagagagagagatctaggtataataccaccacctggtgtccggactcgcgaactacagg gtgacaccgaggaatgcgttggggcagagatggtctatggacagccaatacggacgccttggggaacaaagcctgcACCATCAGTAGGGATGgacaatggtgggtaa